Genomic segment of Myxococcus stipitatus:
GCGCGCTGTCGACGTGGGAGTTCCTCCGCGCCGTCCGCGCGAGGCTCGCTCCCGGAGGTGTCGCGGTGAGCAACGTGCACCGCGCTCCAAATCCCCACTACCCGGAGATGTTCCAGACCTGGCGCGCGAGCTTCGAGCAGCTCCATGCCTTCGATGCGCGGACGACGGCCAACCGCATCGTCGTGGGCCTGGCGTCCACGGAGAAGGTCTCTCGCGGCGTGCTGAAGGCACGGCTCTCCCGGCTGGCCCGCGCTGCGGGCTTCAACGCGCGCGCGCTGCTGTCGTGCAGGTTCGAGGACCGGGAGGTCCGCCGCACCGCACTCGCGGGGCGCTCGCTCCCGCTCGAGACGGCGCTGAGGGACTCGACGCCCTGACGGTCAGGACAGGGTGCGCGTGAGGCGCTGCTCCCGCGCCTCGCTCAGCGTGTCGATGTCCAGCAGGGCGGCCACCTTCTCCTGCGCGGAGAGGGGCTCCGTCGCGCCGCCCAGCAGCTTGCGGCGCGCGGACTCGAGCGCCGCGGGCACCGAGTCGCGGACGAGCTCGGGCTGGGACTCCAGCAGGGCCAGGTGCAGCGCGTGCGTCTTCGTGTCGGAGAGCACCCGCTCCACGGCGTCGTCCACGGACTCGACCGCGTGTTCCTCGCAGAGCGTCTGCGCGCGCTCCAGCACCTCGGGAGGCTCCGTCTCCTCGGGGAGGAGGAACAGGCCCCGGCGCGCCGCCCACGTCCCCAGCGAGGCGCGCGCGGTGAGCACCGTGAGGGGAATCGACAGCAGCAGCCCCACGGCGACGGGCATCAGCCACGCCACCAGCGACGCGGACACCAGGGACGCGATGGCGATGACGCCCACGCCCACCGCGACGTGCGCCGCGTGACGGCGCGCCGCCTCGGACCAGGGCAGGTCCGCGTCCTCGCGCTGCTGGCTGGACCAGTTCACCCGGTAGCCCAGGAGGGTCCCGAAGACGAAGTGCGACTGGAACAACATCATGACCGGCGCGAGCAGCGATGCGAGGACACTCTCCAAGAGCACGCTCAGCACCAGCTTCACCCGGCCGCCCATCCGCGCCGACTCGTCCGAGCGGAACAGGGCCAGGAGCAGGCCGAGCACCTTGGGCGCGAACAGCATGGCCATGGACACGCCGAACAGCCGCAGCGCGGCGGGCGCGTCGAAGGCCAGGTGCGGCGCCTCCTGCGTGTGCGGGTCCAGGAGGAAGCGGTCATGCAGCGCCGCCGCCAGGCCGGAGACCAGGAACAGGAGCCACAGCGGCGAGGCCACGTACGACATGACGCCCATCAGGAAGTGGGCGCGGCTGAGCGGATGCAGGCCGCCCGCCATGACGAGGCTCAGGTGCTGCAGGTTGCCCTGGCACCAGCGCCTGTCGCGCTGCGCGTAGGCGAGGAGGTTGGGTGGGGGCTGCTCGTAGCTGCCGCCCAGCTCCGGCACCAGCCACACCGTGTAGCCCGCGCGCCGCATCAGCGCCGCCTCGACGAAGTCGTGGCTGAGGATGTGCCCGCCGAAGGGCTGCTTGCCGGGCAGCACGGGCAGGCCGCAGTGGTTGATGAACGCCTCCGTGCGGAGGATGGCGTTGTGGCCCCAGTAGTTGGACTCGCCCAGCTGCCACGCCGCCGCGCCCGCGGCGACGACGGGGCCGTACACCCGGCCCGCGAACTGCTGCAGGCGCGCGAACAGCGTCATGCGGCCCACGCACAGGGGAGGGGCCTGGATGATGCCCGCGCGCGGGTTGAGCTCCATCAGCCGCGCCATCTTCACCAGCGTGCGGCCGTCCATCAGGCTGTCGGCGTCCAGCACCACCGTGAAGTCGTAGCGGCGGCCCCACCGCTCGCAGAAGTCGCCGAGGTTGCCCGCCTTCTTCCCGGTGTTGTCCGTGCGCCGCCGGTAGAAGATGCGTCCCTGGCCCCCCACGCGGCGGACCAGGTCGGACCACGCCAGCTCCTCCGCCACCCACGCCTCCGCGCGCGTGGAGTCGCTCAGCACGT
This window contains:
- the mdoH gene encoding glucans biosynthesis glucosyltransferase MdoH; this translates as MEAHSFSPDSTGPRRAAVLGLAAATTFIGSREMHRLLSAQGTSAPELVLMVLFTLCFGWIALSFWTAIAGFLQLVLGPRIPGLRYPTAEEEARPLTSRTSVVMPIHNEDPTAVFANVQATYESVAATGHLDAFDFYVLSDSTRAEAWVAEELAWSDLVRRVGGQGRIFYRRRTDNTGKKAGNLGDFCERWGRRYDFTVVLDADSLMDGRTLVKMARLMELNPRAGIIQAPPLCVGRMTLFARLQQFAGRVYGPVVAAGAAAWQLGESNYWGHNAILRTEAFINHCGLPVLPGKQPFGGHILSHDFVEAALMRRAGYTVWLVPELGGSYEQPPPNLLAYAQRDRRWCQGNLQHLSLVMAGGLHPLSRAHFLMGVMSYVASPLWLLFLVSGLAAALHDRFLLDPHTQEAPHLAFDAPAALRLFGVSMAMLFAPKVLGLLLALFRSDESARMGGRVKLVLSVLLESVLASLLAPVMMLFQSHFVFGTLLGYRVNWSSQQREDADLPWSEAARRHAAHVAVGVGVIAIASLVSASLVAWLMPVAVGLLLSIPLTVLTARASLGTWAARRGLFLLPEETEPPEVLERAQTLCEEHAVESVDDAVERVLSDTKTHALHLALLESQPELVRDSVPAALESARRKLLGGATEPLSAQEKVAALLDIDTLSEAREQRLTRTLS